The following proteins come from a genomic window of Streptomyces liliiviolaceus:
- a CDS encoding deoxyxylulose-5-phosphate synthase yields the protein MSHAKTSYVCLPCRASYKQPYDRDRQRVCPRCAQSLIHVGSAFAAPRRRDAAAWRTLSVLLHAGVRFHKSCCGGPGYRPRTLSEVRERMTYARRSGEPFARALVRYEVPSVPPRG from the coding sequence ATGTCCCACGCGAAGACCTCGTACGTCTGCCTGCCCTGCAGGGCCTCGTACAAGCAGCCCTACGACAGGGACCGGCAGCGGGTCTGCCCCCGCTGTGCGCAGTCGCTGATTCATGTGGGCTCCGCCTTTGCCGCGCCCCGGCGTCGGGACGCCGCGGCCTGGCGGACGTTGTCCGTGTTGCTGCACGCCGGCGTCCGTTTTCACAAGAGCTGCTGCGGTGGGCCCGGTTACCGGCCCCGGACCCTGAGCGAGGTTCGTGAGCGGATGACGTATGCCCGGCGCAGCGGCGAGCCGTTCGCGAGGGCGCTCGTACGGTACGAGGTGCCCTCCGTGCCGCCGCGCGGCTGA
- a CDS encoding phosphatase PAP2 family protein: MALETDTHPTPAVLPRSLRAGLGVVAVLGALVAVALGVMYAGHSEPGTVDRWFVEPTDDSVRSPWRGVALAVDFLGEPVGAAALILVAVAGCLLRRRTRAAVLVVAGVGVTVVVATLVKSLVGRTIHGPDNLSYPSGHTAFLTALALVVALLAVGRSGLGRAAGLLLVLGAGLVAGATMGWAQVALGAHYPTDVLGGWCAALALVPATAWVVDRAGDRRRPPGQP; this comes from the coding sequence GTGGCCTTGGAGACTGATACCCACCCAACCCCCGCGGTGCTGCCCCGGTCGTTGCGCGCAGGGCTCGGGGTGGTCGCGGTGCTCGGCGCCCTCGTCGCCGTCGCCCTCGGCGTCATGTACGCCGGTCACAGCGAACCCGGCACGGTGGACCGGTGGTTCGTCGAGCCGACGGACGACAGTGTGCGGTCGCCGTGGCGGGGTGTCGCGCTCGCCGTCGACTTCCTCGGCGAGCCCGTCGGAGCGGCGGCGCTCATCCTGGTCGCCGTGGCGGGCTGTCTGCTGCGTCGGCGAACTCGCGCCGCCGTCCTCGTCGTTGCCGGCGTCGGTGTCACCGTCGTGGTGGCGACACTCGTCAAGTCCCTGGTGGGGCGCACCATCCACGGACCCGACAACCTGTCCTACCCGAGCGGGCACACCGCCTTCCTCACCGCGCTCGCGCTCGTCGTGGCGCTGCTCGCGGTCGGCCGGTCCGGTCTCGGCCGGGCGGCCGGCCTGCTGCTCGTACTCGGCGCGGGCCTGGTCGCGGGCGCCACCATGGGCTGGGCGCAGGTCGCCCTGGGCGCGCATTACCCGACCGACGTCCTCGGCGGCTGGTGCGCGGCGCTGGCCCTCGTACCCGCCACCGCGTGGGTGGTCGACCGGGCGGGCGACCGCCGTCGCCCGCCCGGTCAGCCGTAG
- a CDS encoding glutamate-1-semialdehyde 2,1-aminomutase, whose translation MDTDQEFSLPRSRLANERLHALIPGGAHTYAKGDDQYPEHLAPVIDHGRGAHVWDVDGNRYIEYGSGLRSVSLGHAHPRVIEAVRRELDRGSNFVRPSVVEVEAAERFLATVPTAEMVKFAKNGSDATTAAIRLARAVTGRPRVAICGDHPFFSTDDWFIGTTPMAAGIPAATTDLTVAFPYGDLAATEELLTRHQDEIACLILEPATHTEPPPGYLAGLRELADRHGCVLIFDEMITGLRWSEAGAQGLYGVVPDLSTFGKALGNGFAVSALAGRRDLMERGGLRHSGERVFLLSTTHGAETHSLAAAMAVLTTYVEEGITARLHALGERLAAGVREAAAGMGVADHVVVRGRASNLVFATLDEKGQPSQEYRTLFLHRLLAGGVLAPSFVVSSALSDADIEHTVDVVAQACAVYRKALDAGDPTPWLTGRPVKPVFRRLA comes from the coding sequence GTGGACACCGATCAGGAATTCTCCCTGCCCCGGTCGCGGCTGGCCAACGAGCGGCTGCACGCCCTGATCCCCGGGGGCGCGCACACGTACGCCAAGGGAGACGACCAGTACCCCGAGCACCTGGCGCCGGTCATCGACCACGGCCGCGGCGCCCACGTCTGGGACGTCGACGGCAACCGCTACATCGAGTACGGCTCCGGCCTGCGGTCGGTCAGCCTCGGCCACGCCCACCCGCGCGTCATCGAGGCGGTGCGCCGCGAACTGGACCGCGGCAGCAACTTCGTACGGCCGTCCGTCGTGGAGGTCGAGGCCGCGGAACGCTTCCTGGCGACCGTGCCGACCGCCGAGATGGTGAAGTTCGCGAAGAACGGCTCGGACGCCACCACCGCCGCGATACGCCTCGCCCGCGCGGTCACCGGCCGCCCGCGGGTGGCGATCTGCGGCGACCACCCGTTCTTCTCCACCGACGACTGGTTCATCGGCACCACACCCATGGCGGCCGGCATCCCGGCGGCGACCACCGACCTCACGGTGGCGTTCCCGTACGGGGACCTGGCCGCCACGGAGGAACTGCTCACCCGGCACCAGGACGAGATCGCCTGCCTGATCCTCGAACCCGCCACCCACACCGAACCACCGCCCGGCTACCTCGCGGGCCTGCGCGAACTGGCCGACCGGCACGGCTGCGTACTGATCTTCGACGAGATGATCACCGGCCTGCGCTGGTCCGAGGCGGGCGCACAGGGCCTGTACGGCGTCGTCCCCGACCTCTCCACGTTCGGCAAGGCGCTCGGCAACGGGTTCGCCGTCTCCGCGCTGGCCGGGCGCCGCGACCTCATGGAACGGGGCGGGCTGCGCCACTCCGGCGAGCGGGTGTTCCTGCTGTCCACCACGCACGGCGCGGAAACGCACTCCCTGGCCGCGGCCATGGCGGTACTCACCACCTACGTCGAGGAGGGCATCACCGCGCGGCTGCACGCCCTCGGCGAGCGGCTGGCCGCCGGGGTCCGCGAGGCAGCGGCCGGTATGGGTGTCGCCGACCACGTCGTCGTACGGGGCCGGGCCAGCAACCTGGTCTTCGCGACCCTCGACGAGAAGGGGCAGCCGTCGCAGGAGTACCGCACGCTGTTCCTGCACCGGCTGCTGGCGGGCGGGGTGCTCGCCCCGTCGTTCGTGGTGAGCAGCGCGCTCAGCGACGCCGACATCGAGCACACCGTGGACGTGGTGGCCCAGGCGTGCGCGGTGTACCGGAAGGCGCTGGACGCGGGTGACCCCACACCTTGGCTGACCGGACGCCCGGTGAAGCCGGTGTTCCGCCGCCTGGCGTGA
- the rfbC gene encoding dTDP-4-dehydrorhamnose 3,5-epimerase, with protein sequence MKATEVPAIAGAYLFEPTPYADERGFFCRTFDADVVRSVGLDPNAFVQDSVSRSVRGVLRGLHLRSGAGEAKLVRCSYGKIFDVVVDLRPDSSTYRNVAWFELSGETQKTLYIPAGCAHGFQALTETTDTSYRIDRPHDPAEDVTIAFDDPELDIPWPLPATSMSQRDREAPSLAEVLKQRES encoded by the coding sequence ATGAAAGCGACCGAAGTCCCGGCGATCGCCGGAGCGTACCTGTTCGAACCGACGCCGTACGCCGACGAACGCGGCTTCTTCTGCCGCACCTTCGACGCCGACGTGGTCCGCTCGGTGGGCCTGGATCCGAACGCCTTCGTCCAGGACAGCGTGTCCCGCTCGGTCCGGGGTGTCCTGCGTGGCCTGCACCTGCGCTCCGGAGCGGGCGAGGCCAAGCTGGTGCGCTGCTCGTACGGGAAGATCTTCGACGTCGTCGTGGACCTGCGGCCGGACTCCTCCACGTACCGCAACGTGGCCTGGTTCGAGCTGTCCGGCGAGACGCAGAAGACCCTCTACATCCCGGCGGGCTGCGCGCACGGCTTCCAGGCGCTGACCGAGACCACCGACACCTCCTACCGCATCGACCGACCGCACGACCCGGCCGAGGACGTGACGATCGCCTTCGACGACCCGGAACTCGACATCCCCTGGCCGCTGCCCGCCACCTCGATGTCCCAGCGGGACCGGGAGGCGCCGAGCCTCGCCGAGGTACTGAAGCAGAGAGAGAGCTGA